One genomic region from Muriicola soli encodes:
- a CDS encoding dipeptide epimerase, with protein sequence MEVRLSQHKLKLRHRFTISRESHETQDTLIVHLSQDKETGYGETTSNPYYGHTVKNLMEEIEAIRGEIENYTLSKPEDFHLWLSNKNLSRFALCALDLAAHDLYGKLQNRPLHKLWNTTLDNYPTTNYTLGIDTIENMVAKMKEMPWPIYKIKLGTSEDLDIVRELREHSNAVFRIDANGAWTAAQTIAISPELKKLGVEFIEQPLKADDWSGMEQVVHHSVLPVIADESCLVEEDVERCALHFNGINIKLTKCGGLTPALRMIKKGRQLGLKIMVGCMTESTVGISAIGQLLPQLDYVDMDGPLLISNDIARGIEINKDATITFPSLGGSGIRLIK encoded by the coding sequence ATGGAAGTTCGGCTATCCCAACACAAACTAAAACTCAGGCATCGTTTTACGATCTCAAGGGAATCTCATGAAACTCAGGACACCTTAATCGTTCATTTGAGTCAGGACAAAGAAACAGGATACGGGGAAACAACTTCAAACCCATATTACGGCCATACCGTTAAAAATCTTATGGAAGAAATAGAAGCCATAAGGGGTGAAATTGAGAACTACACCTTATCCAAACCTGAGGACTTCCACCTGTGGTTATCAAATAAAAACCTCTCCAGATTTGCCCTCTGTGCTCTAGATCTCGCTGCCCACGATCTTTATGGAAAGTTACAAAACAGGCCTCTTCACAAGCTTTGGAATACCACTCTTGACAACTATCCAACCACCAATTACACCTTGGGTATAGACACGATTGAAAATATGGTCGCTAAAATGAAGGAAATGCCATGGCCTATTTACAAGATCAAATTAGGCACTTCTGAGGATTTGGATATTGTCAGAGAATTGAGAGAGCACAGTAATGCAGTTTTTAGAATAGATGCAAATGGTGCCTGGACAGCAGCCCAGACAATTGCCATTAGCCCTGAGCTTAAGAAACTGGGAGTTGAATTTATAGAACAACCTCTTAAAGCCGATGATTGGTCAGGGATGGAACAGGTTGTCCATCATTCTGTCTTGCCTGTAATTGCAGATGAAAGCTGCCTGGTGGAAGAGGACGTGGAAAGATGTGCCCTTCACTTCAACGGAATCAACATTAAGCTTACTAAATGTGGCGGACTAACCCCCGCCTTGCGGATGATTAAAAAAGGTAGACAGCTAGGATTAAAAATAATGGTAGGCTGTATGACGGAGTCTACAGTTGGTATTTCTGCCATTGGGCAACTACTGCCACAGTTAGATTATGTAGACATGGATGGTCCCTTACTGATCAGCAATGATATCGCAAGAGGCATAGAAATTAACAAAGACGCAACAATCACATTTCCATCCCTGGGAGGAAGTGGAATAAGGCTTATCAAATGA
- a CDS encoding aminotransferase class I/II-fold pyridoxal phosphate-dependent enzyme has translation MMVEVQEYPGRTLVHKGATYLYFGGTSYLGIQLEPEFIEIAKRYISKYGTNYGASRRSNIRLDIYERAEDYLSQWIGGEASLTMSSGYLAGQLLAQHFKTSEHKLFYAPNSHSALYTSKAKPYTTYTTLNIALQEHLHNNKKEVPVIFIDSIDFSGCNYPHFDILRTLPLDSCILVVDDSHGIGVVGKNGAGVFRSLKSLPCKELVLCASLGKAVGIQAGVVTGNSSRINKLKASDFFGGASPAAPFYLAQFMEAETHYRQKRKELKQNISLFDNLTRGLKVLNGMPQYPVYGYSNQSMTDYLKDQRILVTDFRYPTEDSYAANRIVLTAAHNKEDINTLATALNTFVNQL, from the coding sequence ATGATGGTAGAAGTACAAGAATATCCGGGCAGGACACTTGTTCATAAAGGAGCTACATATCTTTATTTTGGAGGCACTTCCTACCTCGGGATACAACTTGAGCCAGAATTTATTGAAATAGCAAAGCGATATATCAGTAAATATGGTACCAATTACGGTGCATCCAGGAGGTCGAATATACGATTAGATATTTATGAGCGGGCCGAAGACTATCTATCACAGTGGATCGGAGGTGAAGCCAGTCTTACGATGTCTTCCGGCTATCTCGCCGGCCAACTGCTCGCACAACATTTTAAAACGAGCGAGCACAAATTGTTTTATGCCCCAAATAGTCATTCTGCCTTGTATACCAGCAAAGCCAAACCTTATACTACCTATACCACCCTCAATATTGCTTTACAGGAACACCTTCATAACAACAAAAAAGAAGTGCCGGTAATCTTTATTGATTCTATTGACTTTTCGGGTTGTAATTATCCCCATTTTGATATCCTGCGAACACTACCCCTGGATTCCTGCATTCTGGTCGTGGATGATTCGCATGGAATAGGGGTAGTGGGTAAAAACGGGGCAGGCGTTTTTCGCAGTCTTAAGTCCCTTCCGTGTAAGGAGCTGGTACTTTGCGCTTCCCTGGGAAAAGCAGTGGGGATTCAAGCTGGAGTTGTTACCGGTAATAGTTCGAGGATAAATAAGCTGAAGGCATCCGATTTCTTTGGGGGGGCAAGTCCGGCAGCCCCTTTTTACCTCGCGCAATTCATGGAGGCTGAAACCCACTATCGGCAAAAAAGAAAAGAATTGAAACAGAACATCTCCTTATTCGACAATCTTACCAGGGGTCTTAAAGTATTGAATGGTATGCCACAATATCCGGTCTACGGTTACTCCAATCAGTCGATGACGGACTACCTAAAAGACCAACGGATCCTGGTGACCGATTTTAGGTATCCCACCGAAGATTCCTATGCCGCCAACAGAATCGTTCTTACAGCTGCCCACAATAAAGAAGACATAAATACCCTGGCCACGGCCTTAAATACCTTTGTCAATCAGTTATAA
- the trxB gene encoding thioredoxin-disulfide reductase, with the protein MAESIERIKTLILGSGPAGYTAAIYAARADLKPVIYTGMEPGGQLTTTTEVDNFPGYPEGIDGPTMMIQLQQQAERFGTEVRIGMATAVEFSDQVGGIHKVTIDDSKVVEAETVIISTGASAKYLNIPSEQRLRGGGVSACAVCDGFFYKGQEVAIVGGGDTAAEEASYLANICKKVTMLIRKGEMRASKAMQHRVNSLANIDIRYFTEVDEILGEQVVEGLRMVNNQTGEKEEIPITGFFVAIGHKPNTDIFKGQLEMDSTGYLITKGKSTKTTKPGVFASGDVQDKEYRQAVTAAGTGCMAALDAERYLATVETPEEVNS; encoded by the coding sequence ATGGCAGAATCTATAGAGAGAATAAAAACCCTGATCCTGGGCTCAGGACCAGCCGGATATACAGCAGCAATTTACGCCGCACGCGCAGATTTAAAACCTGTTATCTATACGGGGATGGAGCCTGGAGGACAGTTAACCACTACTACTGAAGTTGACAATTTCCCGGGATATCCTGAAGGAATTGATGGTCCTACTATGATGATCCAGCTTCAACAACAGGCCGAGCGCTTCGGAACCGAAGTGCGAATAGGAATGGCAACGGCAGTAGAATTTAGTGATCAGGTAGGTGGAATCCATAAAGTAACCATCGACGATTCAAAGGTGGTAGAAGCGGAAACGGTAATTATTTCCACCGGGGCTTCGGCAAAATATTTAAACATACCCAGTGAACAACGTCTGCGGGGTGGGGGAGTATCAGCTTGTGCAGTCTGTGATGGCTTCTTCTACAAAGGACAGGAAGTTGCTATTGTGGGTGGAGGCGATACGGCTGCCGAAGAAGCCTCATACCTGGCAAATATTTGTAAAAAGGTGACCATGCTGATCCGTAAAGGCGAAATGCGCGCTTCCAAAGCTATGCAACACAGGGTAAACAGTTTGGCCAATATTGATATTCGTTATTTTACAGAAGTAGATGAGATTCTCGGAGAGCAGGTTGTAGAAGGACTTAGAATGGTGAACAACCAAACGGGCGAAAAAGAAGAGATCCCGATCACCGGATTTTTCGTGGCCATAGGTCACAAACCGAACACAGATATCTTTAAAGGACAGCTGGAGATGGACAGTACAGGATACCTGATCACCAAAGGAAAATCAACTAAAACTACGAAACCGGGCGTTTTTGCCAGCGGAGACGTGCAGGATAAAGAGTACCGGCAAGCGGTAACGGCAGCCGGAACCGGATGTATGGCTGCTCTGGATGCTGAACGATATCTGGCCACTGTAGAGACTCCTGAAGAAGTAAATTCCTGA
- the upp gene encoding uracil phosphoribosyltransferase, protein MIIHKLESENSLLNQFIAEIRDRDVQGDSMRFRRNVERIGEILGYELSKTLSYYQSEVVTPLGNASVAKLEDHLVLCSVLRAGLPLHQGLLNYFDQAENAFISAYRHHPDGGEEFEVIVKYFAAPDLKDKILILTDPMLATGKTLENVYKALQRHGTPKQIHIVSVIGSSPGVSYIKNFFPENTHLWIAAIDRELSREGYIVPGLGDAGDLAFGVKL, encoded by the coding sequence ATGATTATCCACAAGCTCGAAAGCGAAAACAGCCTTCTCAATCAATTCATTGCCGAAATAAGGGACAGAGATGTACAAGGTGATAGTATGCGATTTAGAAGAAATGTTGAGCGCATCGGAGAGATCCTGGGATATGAGTTGAGTAAAACCTTAAGTTATTATCAGTCTGAAGTTGTAACTCCTCTGGGTAATGCATCGGTAGCAAAACTCGAAGATCATTTGGTTTTATGTTCCGTCTTGCGGGCTGGTTTGCCCTTGCATCAGGGTTTGTTAAATTACTTTGACCAGGCCGAGAATGCTTTTATTTCAGCCTATCGGCATCACCCGGATGGAGGTGAGGAATTTGAGGTGATTGTTAAGTATTTTGCCGCCCCTGATTTAAAAGACAAAATACTCATCCTGACGGATCCTATGCTCGCGACGGGAAAAACACTGGAAAATGTATATAAGGCCCTTCAGAGACATGGCACACCAAAACAAATTCATATCGTCTCGGTTATTGGATCTAGTCCCGGTGTATCCTATATAAAGAATTTTTTTCCTGAAAATACACATCTGTGGATTGCTGCAATTGATCGAGAACTCAGCAGGGAAGGGTATATAGTCCCGGGCTTAGGAGACGCGGGGGATCTTGCTTTTGGAGTGAAGCTTTGA
- a CDS encoding NAD(P)/FAD-dependent oxidoreductase: MKKHYQILIIGGGTGGIMTAAQLLKKNKKLEIGLIEPADTHYYQPAWTLVGAGTYDYKKTARPMASVMPKSVDWIKDYATKLRPEENKVGTEKSGDISYDYLVVATGLVNDTSLIEGLSEAIDKGVVCSNYTDPEHTWEVLQNFKGGNAVFTQPATPIKCGGAPQKIAYLAADYFRKKGILKDTNVIFATPGTVIFGVQKIKETLLKVIDRYGIHFRPFYAPFKIDAEKQIIYFKYTALEDKRRPIAEGNKIKEEMNDKNVISIPFDMLHLAPPETAPKFIQESALVNKEGWLDVDHGSMQHVKYTNVFGLGDVAALPTAKTGAAIRKQAPIVVDNIMKLLKNQEANNKSYNGYSSCPLITGYGKMVLAEFDYQNNFTPDPKLKQMLIFDSSKEHWRLWILKKYMLPYLYWNKMMKGKKV; this comes from the coding sequence ATGAAAAAACATTATCAAATTCTTATTATAGGCGGAGGTACCGGAGGGATTATGACAGCAGCCCAGTTATTGAAAAAGAATAAAAAATTGGAAATTGGACTTATTGAACCTGCTGACACTCATTATTACCAGCCAGCCTGGACCTTGGTTGGTGCGGGAACTTATGATTATAAGAAAACAGCCAGGCCCATGGCATCAGTGATGCCGAAAAGCGTGGACTGGATCAAAGACTACGCAACCAAACTGCGGCCCGAAGAGAATAAGGTAGGTACGGAGAAATCTGGAGATATTTCCTATGATTATCTCGTAGTGGCCACGGGGCTTGTCAATGATACTTCCCTGATTGAGGGACTTAGCGAAGCTATAGATAAAGGAGTGGTTTGCAGCAATTATACAGACCCTGAACACACCTGGGAAGTGTTGCAAAATTTCAAGGGTGGAAACGCAGTATTTACTCAGCCTGCCACCCCTATCAAATGCGGTGGGGCACCACAGAAGATCGCCTACCTGGCTGCAGATTATTTCAGGAAAAAGGGAATTCTCAAGGATACCAATGTAATCTTTGCAACTCCCGGTACGGTAATTTTTGGTGTGCAAAAGATCAAAGAGACTTTGTTGAAGGTGATCGACCGGTATGGGATACATTTCAGACCTTTTTATGCGCCTTTTAAAATTGATGCTGAAAAACAGATCATCTATTTTAAGTATACCGCCCTGGAAGACAAGCGACGACCCATAGCGGAAGGCAACAAGATTAAGGAGGAGATGAATGACAAGAATGTGATAAGCATACCTTTTGATATGCTGCATCTGGCACCACCGGAAACTGCACCTAAATTTATACAGGAATCTGCTTTGGTAAACAAGGAAGGTTGGTTGGATGTGGATCATGGGTCCATGCAGCACGTAAAATACACCAACGTTTTTGGTTTAGGCGATGTGGCGGCACTCCCCACTGCGAAAACAGGAGCAGCGATCCGCAAACAAGCCCCGATTGTTGTAGATAATATCATGAAGTTGTTGAAGAATCAGGAAGCAAATAATAAGTCCTACAACGGGTATTCTTCTTGTCCGTTGATCACTGGCTATGGGAAAATGGTTCTGGCCGAATTCGACTACCAGAATAATTTCACACCTGATCCCAAACTGAAGCAGATGCTGATTTTCGATAGTTCCAAGGAACACTGGCGTCTGTGGATTTTAAAAAAATACATGCTGCCCTATCTGTATTGGAATAAAATGATGAAGGGGAAAAAGGTTTAG
- a CDS encoding sulfite oxidase has protein sequence MERRNFIKKTALSSLTVAVGTEIVFGSLIPEDYQPLALQDPDPFTLFNKDKEMVVLNDKPWNMEARAHLLDDKVTPEKYMFIRNNGLIPENIDAASWTLTIEGEAAQNIKTYTLAELKSKFKTYTYQLTLECGGNGRSEFDPPAKGNQWTVGAVSCAEWTGVRLKDVLEDAGYTDKAVYIGYHAADVHLSRDPEKEPISRGAPMAKALQDETLLAYKMNGKEIPLAHGYPLRLVAGGWPASVSGKWVQRISIRDRVHDGTKMTGDAYRVPCSPVAPGEKVKDEDMCIIESMPVKSLITYPMSGAMIKSGQKLNIRGHAWAGELEVSSMEYSIDFGSTWQNCKIDKPQNRLAWQHFTASISFPKKGYYEVWARATDSRGTSQPMLLPGWNPKGYLNNACHRIAVKVT, from the coding sequence ATGGAAAGACGAAATTTTATCAAAAAGACGGCTCTGAGTTCCCTGACCGTAGCTGTCGGGACCGAAATCGTATTTGGTTCCCTGATTCCCGAGGATTACCAACCCTTAGCATTACAGGATCCTGATCCGTTCACTCTTTTCAACAAAGACAAAGAGATGGTGGTCCTTAATGATAAACCCTGGAATATGGAAGCCAGGGCCCACTTACTGGATGATAAGGTTACCCCAGAAAAATATATGTTCATTAGAAATAATGGGTTGATTCCCGAGAACATTGATGCGGCCTCCTGGACTTTGACCATCGAAGGCGAGGCAGCTCAAAATATAAAGACCTACACCCTTGCTGAATTAAAATCTAAGTTTAAAACATATACCTACCAGTTGACCCTGGAGTGCGGGGGTAATGGAAGAAGTGAATTTGATCCTCCTGCCAAGGGAAATCAGTGGACCGTTGGGGCCGTTTCCTGTGCAGAATGGACGGGGGTAAGACTAAAAGATGTTCTCGAAGATGCGGGTTATACAGATAAGGCTGTTTATATAGGCTACCATGCCGCAGATGTCCATTTGAGTCGGGATCCGGAAAAAGAACCCATTTCCAGAGGTGCTCCTATGGCAAAAGCTTTGCAGGACGAAACTTTGCTCGCTTATAAGATGAATGGAAAGGAGATCCCATTGGCCCATGGCTATCCGCTGCGTTTGGTTGCCGGAGGATGGCCGGCTTCTGTATCCGGCAAATGGGTGCAGAGGATTAGCATCAGAGACCGGGTACACGATGGCACCAAGATGACCGGAGATGCATACAGGGTACCGTGTAGTCCTGTAGCTCCGGGAGAAAAAGTCAAGGATGAGGATATGTGTATCATAGAATCTATGCCGGTAAAATCCCTGATAACCTATCCCATGTCGGGCGCAATGATCAAATCCGGGCAGAAATTGAACATCAGGGGGCATGCCTGGGCTGGCGAACTTGAAGTTAGCTCTATGGAATATTCTATCGATTTTGGTTCCACCTGGCAAAACTGTAAGATCGACAAACCACAGAACAGGCTCGCCTGGCAGCATTTCACTGCGAGCATTTCTTTCCCTAAAAAGGGGTATTACGAAGTATGGGCCCGGGCCACAGATTCTCGGGGAACGAGTCAGCCTATGCTATTACCCGGCTGGAATCCAAAGGGATACCTCAACAATGCTTGTCATAGAATCGCTGTCAAGGTCACTTAA
- a CDS encoding monoheme cytochrome C — MDNQDKFKSQIRGIYRLLSTLMVLFFITAFGIIYLLSDPTLSFFRGTDTSPEYVQIEIEDDFDKIENGIHVRTGFKDAEGLMTVVNNCTNCHSAQLVIQNRMNEERWIATIRWMQETQNLWDLGKNEEIIVNYLVNNYPPKKKGRREILSNISWYELNE, encoded by the coding sequence ATGGATAATCAAGACAAATTTAAATCCCAGATAAGAGGCATCTACAGACTATTGAGCACGTTGATGGTCCTTTTTTTCATTACCGCATTTGGGATTATATATCTACTGTCTGATCCGACCCTCTCTTTTTTCAGGGGAACGGACACCTCGCCGGAATATGTACAAATTGAAATAGAGGATGATTTTGACAAAATCGAGAATGGCATTCATGTGAGAACAGGATTTAAAGATGCTGAGGGACTGATGACCGTAGTCAACAATTGTACTAATTGCCATTCAGCCCAGCTGGTCATCCAAAACCGTATGAATGAAGAGAGATGGATTGCTACGATTCGCTGGATGCAAGAAACTCAAAATCTCTGGGATCTGGGCAAAAATGAAGAGATCATTGTGAATTATCTGGTTAATAACTATCCCCCTAAGAAAAAGGGCAGAAGAGAAATCCTAAGCAATATTTCGTGGTATGAACTTAACGAATAG
- a CDS encoding sulfurtransferase — protein sequence MNLTNSLLLLILLAIVLSCKENTKSATEGDIILIKPLIPYNSPLLDLKDPDVALVDFRTDDAYKAGHLPGAINLYRDDFQDTILPYKGIRMDREKMAERLGKAGITEDHTIVVYDDKGSSDASRLWWLLRLYNFEKVYLLDGGIGYWEYMGVSLV from the coding sequence ATGAACTTAACGAATAGTCTTTTGCTTTTAATTCTATTGGCCATTGTCCTGTCTTGTAAGGAGAATACAAAGTCAGCGACAGAAGGGGATATAATTTTAATCAAACCGCTGATCCCCTACAATAGCCCATTGTTGGATTTGAAAGATCCGGATGTTGCTCTCGTAGACTTCAGGACAGACGATGCTTATAAAGCAGGTCATTTGCCGGGAGCGATCAATCTTTACCGCGACGATTTTCAGGATACCATCCTGCCTTACAAGGGCATTCGGATGGACAGAGAAAAGATGGCAGAACGGCTGGGTAAGGCAGGAATTACAGAGGATCACACTATTGTGGTATACGATGATAAAGGATCTTCTGATGCTTCCCGACTGTGGTGGCTATTGCGCCTATATAACTTTGAAAAAGTCTATCTCCTGGATGGCGGTATTGGCTATTGGGAGTATATGGGGGTAAGCCTAGTATAG
- a CDS encoding sulfurtransferase — translation MIHSESSKAILLDARSAEEYKGHQHKDGAKKAGRIPKSVHIDWAEAVDYGNTFTFKPVEELEKIYNRLGALKEDTIVVYCHSGVRSSHTTFVLTQLLDYKNVLNYDGSWVEWSYDDLLPFETDTQYVEKK, via the coding sequence TTGATCCATTCTGAGTCTTCAAAAGCAATACTTTTAGACGCAAGAAGTGCCGAGGAATACAAAGGACATCAGCACAAAGATGGAGCAAAAAAAGCAGGCCGGATTCCTAAGAGTGTGCATATTGATTGGGCTGAAGCTGTGGATTATGGCAATACCTTTACCTTTAAACCCGTGGAGGAATTGGAAAAGATCTATAATAGATTGGGAGCTTTAAAAGAAGATACTATTGTAGTGTATTGTCATAGCGGAGTACGTTCTTCACATACTACGTTCGTTCTTACCCAATTATTGGATTATAAAAATGTCTTGAACTACGATGGTTCGTGGGTAGAATGGAGTTATGATGATCTGCTCCCATTCGAAACAGACACACAATATGTTGAAAAAAAATAG
- a CDS encoding sterol desaturase family protein — protein sequence MENYLNAFLNAFEGSVRWTWKSILFEVPWYTNYFWGLIAISLFVWLLEILFPWRKDQSIFRRDFWLDAFYMFFNFFMFSIAISGFYKMLEVLFSDLGISAKSLSVLDISAFPMWLQLLVFFIVLDFVQWITHIMLHRYRFLWNFHKVHHSVKEMGFAAHLRYHWMENVLYKPLKVFGVMILGGFEPSQAYIVHFAAIAIGHFNHSNIKITWGPFRYIFNNPVMHLYHHAYTLPKGSYGVNFGISLSLWDYIFKTNYIPEDSGNIELGFPGDKDFPQDFLHQNVYGFGKDKKKE from the coding sequence ATGGAAAATTATTTAAACGCTTTTCTAAATGCTTTTGAGGGAAGTGTCCGATGGACATGGAAATCAATTCTTTTTGAGGTGCCCTGGTATACCAATTATTTCTGGGGCCTGATCGCAATCTCGCTCTTCGTCTGGTTGTTAGAAATACTTTTCCCCTGGCGGAAAGACCAGTCAATATTCAGGAGGGACTTCTGGCTGGATGCCTTTTATATGTTCTTCAACTTCTTTATGTTTTCCATCGCCATCAGCGGGTTTTATAAAATGCTCGAAGTCCTCTTCTCCGACTTAGGAATAAGTGCAAAGAGCCTGTCAGTATTAGATATCTCTGCCTTCCCTATGTGGTTGCAGCTATTGGTGTTTTTTATAGTACTCGACTTTGTACAGTGGATTACACATATTATGCTGCACAGATATCGTTTCCTGTGGAATTTTCACAAAGTCCACCACTCGGTAAAGGAAATGGGTTTTGCTGCTCACCTGCGCTATCACTGGATGGAGAATGTCTTGTACAAACCCCTTAAAGTATTTGGGGTAATGATCCTGGGAGGCTTTGAACCGAGTCAGGCCTATATCGTGCATTTTGCAGCTATAGCGATAGGTCATTTTAACCACTCCAATATCAAGATCACCTGGGGCCCGTTCAGATATATTTTCAACAATCCCGTGATGCACCTGTATCATCACGCATACACCTTACCTAAAGGTTCGTACGGGGTTAATTTCGGGATCAGCCTGAGCCTGTGGGACTACATATTCAAAACCAATTACATCCCGGAGGACAGCGGAAACATAGAGTTGGGCTTTCCGGGAGATAAAGACTTCCCTCAGGACTTCTTGCACCAGAACGTGTATGGCTTTGGTAAGGACAAAAAAAAGGAGTAA
- a CDS encoding rhodanese-like domain-containing protein, with translation MKILDKIFKPEKTRSNKIEILDVDVYKKAVNNNDVQLVDVRTSGEFKGGHIARAINIDFFKGKAFVEAFEKMDKTKPVYLYCRTGSRSLKAANKLINMGFEKVYDLKGGILKWK, from the coding sequence ATGAAAATTCTCGATAAAATTTTTAAACCGGAAAAAACCCGCTCTAACAAAATAGAAATCCTGGATGTTGATGTCTATAAAAAAGCCGTCAACAATAATGATGTTCAATTGGTCGATGTTAGAACTTCGGGAGAGTTTAAAGGGGGTCACATTGCAAGAGCAATAAACATTGATTTTTTCAAAGGAAAGGCCTTTGTGGAAGCCTTCGAGAAAATGGATAAGACCAAACCCGTATATCTGTATTGCAGAACGGGTAGCCGCAGCTTAAAAGCGGCAAATAAATTGATAAACATGGGCTTTGAGAAGGTATACGACCTCAAGGGAGGCATATTGAAATGGAAATAA
- a CDS encoding MBL fold metallo-hydrolase, whose protein sequence is MKVEQIYTGCLAHAAYYLESKGEAAIFDPLREVGPYIERARKDKAEVKYVFETHFHADFVSGHLDLKAKTGAEIVFGPTAKPGYEATVAKDGEVFKVGDYKVKVIHTPGHTMESTTYLLIDEKGKEHGIITGDTLFIGDVGRPDLAQHVISDLTEEKLAALLFDSLRNKIMPLSDDLIIYPNHGAGSACGKMMSKETTDTLGHQKKVNYALRADMTKEEFIKELLTGLTAPPGYFPQNVLMNIKGYESLDTVMERGERPMTPEAFEAAANETDALMLDTRDAEDFAREHVPNSINIALDGSFAMWVGEMIPDVRQQILLITYPNKEEEAITRLSRVGYDHTIGFLDGGMEAWKLSGKEFETISRLTSNELEEEYKTSEPLIIDVRKKSEFDSEHVIGAINVPLNEINSQLAQFPKDKPFILHCGSGYRSMIAASILKQRGWNNFRDVSDGFNGILKTEIKKSEYICPTTLL, encoded by the coding sequence ATGAAAGTAGAGCAAATTTATACGGGTTGTTTAGCTCACGCGGCTTACTATCTTGAAAGTAAGGGTGAAGCAGCAATATTTGATCCTCTAAGAGAGGTAGGACCCTATATCGAAAGGGCTAGGAAAGATAAGGCGGAGGTCAAGTACGTTTTTGAGACGCATTTTCACGCCGATTTTGTTAGTGGGCACCTGGACCTAAAAGCAAAAACCGGAGCGGAGATCGTCTTTGGTCCCACGGCAAAACCCGGATACGAAGCAACCGTTGCTAAGGACGGTGAAGTTTTTAAAGTAGGGGACTATAAGGTGAAGGTGATCCATACCCCCGGCCATACCATGGAAAGTACAACCTATCTCTTAATTGATGAGAAGGGAAAAGAGCACGGGATCATTACCGGTGATACCTTATTCATTGGTGACGTAGGACGGCCAGACCTGGCTCAGCACGTAATTTCCGATCTGACGGAAGAGAAACTGGCAGCGCTTTTATTTGATTCCCTCAGGAACAAAATTATGCCCTTATCGGACGATCTTATTATATATCCGAATCACGGTGCGGGATCTGCCTGTGGGAAAATGATGAGCAAGGAAACCACAGATACACTGGGGCACCAGAAGAAAGTAAATTACGCCCTACGGGCCGATATGACGAAGGAAGAATTTATTAAAGAATTATTGACAGGATTAACTGCCCCTCCGGGATATTTTCCACAGAATGTGCTGATGAATATAAAGGGGTATGAAAGTCTTGACACCGTAATGGAACGAGGAGAAAGACCTATGACACCCGAAGCATTCGAAGCCGCAGCCAATGAAACGGATGCGCTGATGCTGGACACCAGGGATGCGGAAGATTTTGCAAGAGAACACGTACCCAACAGCATCAATATTGCGCTGGATGGCAGTTTTGCCATGTGGGTAGGGGAGATGATTCCTGATGTAAGACAACAAATACTGTTGATCACATATCCCAACAAAGAAGAAGAAGCGATTACACGGCTGTCGAGAGTAGGATACGATCATACCATTGGCTTCTTAGATGGTGGAATGGAAGCCTGGAAGTTATCCGGGAAAGAATTTGAAACCATTTCGCGTCTTACTTCCAATGAGCTGGAAGAAGAATACAAAACATCAGAACCTCTGATCATCGATGTGCGGAAAAAGAGCGAGTTCGATTCGGAACATGTGATAGGAGCCATCAATGTGCCGCTGAACGAGATCAACAGCCAACTGGCCCAGTTTCCCAAAGACAAGCCTTTTATCCTGCATTGTGGAAGTGGTTATCGCAGTATGATTGCCGCATCCATATTGAAACAAAGAGGGTGGAATAATTTCAGGGATGTATCGGATGGGTTCAACGGTATTCTCAAAACGGAGATAAAAAAGTCAGAATATATATGCCCCACCACCTTATTATAG